DNA sequence from the Oncorhynchus keta strain PuntledgeMale-10-30-2019 unplaced genomic scaffold, Oket_V2 Un_scaffold_17308_pilon_pilon, whole genome shotgun sequence genome:
attccctctcccctGCATCCCCCTGCGTCCCCCCTGCCTCCCATTCCCttcccattccctctcccctctccccccccttcccattccctctcccctGCATCCCCCTGCGTCCCCCTGCCCccttcccattcccattccctctcccctGCATCCCCCTGCGTCCCCCCCTGCGTCCCCCTTCCCAttccctctccccagccctgcaTCCATAGATAGGTGTCTATTTCATGGTGCTGTGATGCGGGACCAGAGAGGATACTGTTTCAGAGATGCTATAGTCCTCTTTTTAATCCCATCACAGAGAAAGAGTGGCCAGGGTGCTGGGCTCGGGACTAAATCCCCCACCCCCTGTGTTTTATCTGCCCTGGAGTTGTCAACAGAGCAGCGCGACAGAAATATGATGCCAAGTATTTCAAACTACTGCTAGTTTCTTTGAGAAGATAGTTAAAGCGATCTGTGCATTTGAATAACAGCATAAATACACCTATTTCCCCTTTGCATGTTTTTAAAACCCAATGACCACCTGCTGCACATGCTGCCACTGATTTGAACAGATTAGATTGTACTGTTTAGAGCGAGCAGGCAGCTCACTAACAAACAAGTGGAAACCAGGGAGAATGCAACGAGCCTGCAGATGCAATAAGTGAAAACAcattatctaactggggatagctggCTAGCCTAATATTACAAAGCATTATCTAACAGACAGAACTGAGGCTGGCCAGCTACCAAcccccatcagacagacagacctgaggCTGGCCAGCTACCAAcccccatcagacagacagacctgagactggccaGCTACCAAcccccatcagacagacagacctgaggCTGGCCAGCTACCAAcccccatcagacagacagacctgagactggccaGCTACCAAcccccatcagacagacagacctgagactggccaGCTACCAAcccccatcagacagacagacctgaggCTGGCCAGCTACCAACCCCcatcagacaaacagacagacatgagGCTGGCCAGCTACCAAcccccatcagacagacagacagaactgagGCTGGCCAGCTACCAAcccccatcagacagacagacagacagaccctaaccccaaacctaaGCCTAAACCTAAGCCTAAACCTAAGCCTAAGCCTAAACCTAAGCCTAAGCCTAAGCCTAAGCCTagacctaaccctaaacctaagcctaaacctaacactaaacctaaacctaacactAGCACTAACCCTCagataacatggtcattattgTGAATATGAATTAATAATGCACTTGAACTCATCATGAAGGTAAACTGAACACTCTAAGATTCAGTGTACGTATTCAAGAGTCTTGTCATTTTAACCTCTATTTCTTATGTTAAAGAATCCATAGCAGATCTCCTCCTTTTCTGCGGTCCGAGTCTCCCAGACCTCCTCCTTTTCTGCGGTCCGAGTCTCCcagacctcctccttttctctggTCCGAGTCTCCcagacctcctccttttctctgaTCCGAGTCTCCCAGACCTCCTCCTTTTCTATGATCCGAGTCTCCcagacctcctccttttctccgGTCCGAGTCTCCcagacctcctccttttctccgATCCGAGTCTCCcagacctcctccttttctctgaTCCGAGTCTCCcagacctcctccttttctctgaTCCGAGTCTCCcagacctcctccttttctctgaTCCGAGTCTCCcagacctcctccttttctctgaTCCGAGTCTCCcagacctcctccttttctctgaTCCGAGTCTCCcagacctcctccttttctctgaTCCGAGTCTCCcagacctcctccttttctctgaTCCGAGTCTCCcagacctcctccttttctctgaTCCGAGTCTCCcagacctcctccttttctctgaTCTGAGTCTCCcagacctcctccttttctctgaTCCGAGTCTCCcagacctcctccttttctctgaTCCGAGTCTCCcagacctcctccttttctcaGATCCGAGTCTCCcagacctcctccttttctctgaTCCGAGTCTCCcagacctcctccttttctctgaTCCGAGTCTCCcagacctcctccttttctctgaTCCGAGTCTCCcagacctcctccttttctctgaTCCGAGTCTCCcagacctcctccttttctctgaTCCGAGTCTCCcagacctcctccttttctctgaTCCGAGTCTCCcagacctcctccttttctctggTCCGAGTCTCCcagacctcctccttttctctgaTCCGAGTCTCCcagacctcctccttttctctggTCCGAGTCTCCcagacctcctccttttctctgaTCCGAGTCTCCcagacctcctccttttctctggTCCGAGTCTCCcagacctcctccttttctctgaTCCGAGTCTCCcagacctcctccttttctctgaTCCGAGTCTCCcagacctcctccttttctctgaTCCGAGTCTCCcagacctcctccttttctctgaTCCGAGTCTCCcagacctcctccttttctctgaTCCGAGTCTCCcagacctcctccttttctctgaTCCGAGTCTCCcagacctcctccttttctctgaTCCGAGTCTCCcagacctcctccttttctctggTCCGAGTCTCCcagacctcctccttttctctgaTCCCAATCTCCCAGGCCTCCTCCTTTTCTCTGGTCCGAGTCTCCcagacctcctccttttctctgaTCCGAGTCTCCTGAAGTGTTTGAGCTCCTCAAGGAGAAGTGGTTCCTTTGATGTGTGTTAGAATGTGTTTAAAAGCCGCTGTGTGGCAGCTGAGAGGTGAATTGGAGCGTTGTGGATGAGGGACGCTGGGAAGGAAGGGCATGTACCAACAGACCTAGACCCTGAGTGATGGCGATGAGACAGGAGGATCATGGGTAATAGGACACCTCCTCGCCCCCCCTCCCTCGTCTCCCCCTGTATCCTCCATCAGCACAGTCATCCTAATCACAGCTGTGGAATCTCTCTTTAGGTTTATACTGAAGAACATTGTCACCTCATCTTAGAGAGACAATCTGCAGTAGATACAtcaatttttggacttataaatgaatgacatACAGGTGTACCCATTGTTTCTTGGAGAATATAACTGGTCAGTGGTAGgtaaactagtggttagagcgttgggccagtaaccgaacggttgctagattgaatcccccgatATAGATCATATATCATATCTAATTCATTTAATCTAATTGTGTAACATGTTTATTCAGACAGTACAcagaaaaaggcagttaaccccactgttcctaggccgtcattttaaatacgagtttgttcttaactgactcgcctggttaaataaaggtaaaataaatgacCTCATGCGCTTAGGTCAACTGTAACACTCAAAATATCAGTGTTGTTTTACTGCAATGCCTAAACAAAGGAAGTGAATAGCCTCAGAACACGGTTCAAACTATCATGGTCTATTAGACAACCAGGCCTCGTATCtacagctctgtctatgaattggAGAGCGGTCACATTTATCCGGCCCCGTTACTCAGCTTTTTAGCAAAACAGTGGAGGGGAAAAGGCTTTGTTttttgtttcaactgctgattgcagCTTTAAAGAATCTCTTCAGCAGGGCAGTAAACTACAGACTGTGTAATTGTGTATGGAATCTCTTCAGCAGGGCAGTAAACTACAGACTGTGTGATGGAATCTCTTCAGCAGGGCAGTAAACTACAGACTGTGTATTTGTGTATGGAATCTCTTCAGCAGGGCAGTAAACTACAGACTTGGTTCTGTGGAGTATTTCAGTGTATGGAATCTCTTCAGCAGGGCAGTAAACTACAGACTGTGTATTTGTGTATGGAATCTCTTCAGCAGGGCAGTAAACTACAGACTGTGTGTATGGAATCTCTTCAGCAGGGCAGTAAACTACAGACTGTGTATTTGTGTATGGAATCTCTTCAGCAGGGCAGTAAACTACAGACTGTGTATTTGTGTATGGAATCTCTTCAGTACAGACAGAAAAAGGCAGTAAACTACAGACTGTGTATTTGTGTATGGAATCTCTTCAGCAGGGTTCAGCAGGGTAAACTACAGACTGTGTGTATGGAATCTCTTCAAGCAGGGCAGTAAACTACAGACTGTGTATTTGTGTATGGAATCTACAGACTGTGTGATGGAATCTCTTCAGCAGGGCAGTAAACTACAGACTGTGTGTATGGAATCTCTTCAACAGGGCAGTAAACTACAGACTGTGTAATTGTGTATGGAATCTCTTGAACAGGGCAGTAAACTACAGACTGTGTGTATGGAATCTCTTCACAGGGCAGTAAACTACAGActgtgtatacaggtgtgtatggaatCTCTCAGCAGGGCAGTAAACTACAGACTCTGTAGTGTATGGAATCTCTTCAGCAGGGCAGTAAACTACAGACTGTGTATTTGTGTATGGAATCTCTTCAGCAGGGCAGTAAACTACAGACTGTATTTGTGTATGGAATCTCTTCAACAGGGCTGTAAACTACAGACTGTGGTGTATGGAATCTCTTCAAGGGCAGTAACTACAGACTGTGTATTTGTGTATGGAATCTCTTCAGCAGGGCAGTAAACTACAGACTGTGTGTATGGAATCTCTTCAGCAGGGCAGTAAACTACAGACTGTGTATTTGTGTATGGAATCTCTTCAGCAGGGCAGTAAACTACAGACTGTGTGTATGGAATCTCTTCAGCAGGGCAGTAAACTACAGACTGTGTGTATGGAATCTCTTCAGCAGGGCAGTAAACTACAGACTGTGTATTTGTGTATAGAATCTCTTCAGCAGACTGTGTGGGCAGTAAACTACAGACATGGAATCTCTTCAGCAGGGCAGTAAACTACAGACTGTGTGTATGGAATCTCTTCAGCAGGGCAGTAAACTACAGACTGTGTATTTGTGTATGGAATCTCTTGAACAGGGCAGTAAACTACAGACTGTGTGTATGGAATCTCTTCAGCAGGGCAGTAAACTACAGACTGTGTATTTGTGTATGGAATCTCTTCAACAGGGCAGTAAACTACAGACTGTGTGTATGGAATCTCTTGAACAGGGCAGTAAACTACAGACTGTGTATTTGTGTATGGAATCTCTTCAGCAGGGCAGTAAACTACAGACTGTATTTGTGAATGGAATCTCTTCAGCAGGGCAGTAAACTACAGATATTTGTGTATGGAATCTCTTCAGCAGGGCAGTAAACTACAGACTGTGTGTATGGAATCTCTTCAGCAGGGCAGTAAACTACAGACTGTATTTGTGTATGGAATCTCTTCAGCAGGGCAGTAAACTACAGACTGTGTATTTGTGTATGGAATCTCTTCAGCAGGGCAGTAAACTACAGACTGTGGAATCTCTTCAGTGTAAACTACAGACTGTGTATTTGTGTATGGAATCTCTTCAGCAGGGCAGTAAACTACAGACTGTGTATTTGTGTATGGAATCTCTTCACAGGGCAGTAAACACAGACTGTGTGTATGGAATCTCTTCAGCAGGGCAGTAAACTACAGACTGTGTATTTGTGTATGGAATCTCTTCAGCAGGGCAGTAAACTACAGACTGTGTGTATGGAATCT
Encoded proteins:
- the LOC127927686 gene encoding uncharacterized protein LOC127927686; amino-acid sequence: MGLQECLPLKLMRQSFDYKDSPSMIWSAASHPASSIAPCQQHRTLPAASHPASSIAPCQQHRTLPAASHPASSIAPCQQHRTLNHFSLRSSNTSGDSDQRKGGGLGDSDQRKGGGLGDWDQRKGGGLGDSDQRKGGGLGDSDQRKGGGLGDSDQRKGGGLGDSDQRKGGGLGDSDQRKGGGLGDSDQRKGGGLGDSDQRKGGGLGDSDQRKGGGLGDSDQRKGGGLGDSDQRKGGGLGDSDQRKGGGLGDSDQRKGGGLGDSDQRKGGGLGDSDQRKGGGLGDSDQRKGGGLGDSDQRKGGGLGDSDQRKGGGLGDSDQRKGGGLGDSDQRKGGGLGDSDLRKGGGLGDSDQRKGGGLGDSDQRKGGGLGDSDQRKGGGLGDSDQRKGGGLGDSDQRKGGGLGDSDQRKGGGLGDSDQRKGGGLGDSDQRKGGGLGDSDQRKGGGLGDSDQRKGGGLGDSDQRKGGGLGDSDRRKGGGLGDSDRRKGGGLGDSDHRKGGGLGDSDQRKGGGLGDSDQRKGGGLGDSDRRKGGGLGDSDRRKGGDLLWIL